A DNA window from Takifugu flavidus isolate HTHZ2018 chromosome 15, ASM371156v2, whole genome shotgun sequence contains the following coding sequences:
- the LOC130538915 gene encoding angiopoietin-related protein 3-like isoform X1 gives MKQLPGGFIQGRKLCITQLENLNAKMKIAHVLLLVLLSAGVPALCEPKEQPGVQPVAPTQAPRSRFAALDDVRLLGNGLLQLGQSLREFVQKTKGQINDIFQKLSIFDRSFNQLSVLTNEIKEEEEELKKTTVVLKASNDEIKGLSVQIVSKVDSILQEKSSLHDKLEGLEEKLSSLSNGLVPRQQAAEISSLREVIHSQETSIRELLRAVTDQSDQLNLQRMKIKTLEEKLSRKPQETIEKIPEVFSSEMPMLSAHQPPHLTSTSELMRDLPSDCSQLFDRGARVSNVYSIQPHGSEPFMVFCDMSKGHGETVIQRRMDGLINFDQTWETYENGFGALQEEFWLGLRNIRSLLVRGNSVLHVQLEDWKQGRHSSEYTFYLHGPEEDYAIDLRLLSGDLPDPMGNLTGMAFSTKDRDSDQQRDSDCAHGYTGGWWFNACGDAFLNGKYFQMRPKGRTERRKGIQWRSGPKAFTSLMSTQISVRQMAPPSSVSSTSSQTEVFH, from the exons ATGAAACAGCTGCCAGGGGGCTTCATACAAGGAAGAAAGCTCTG taTCACACAGCTGGAGAATCTGAACGCTAAAATGAAAATCGCACACGTTCTCCTtctggttctcctctctgctggtgtTCCCGCCCTCTGTGAGCCGAAGGAGCAGCCCGGTGTCCAGCCTGTGGCGCCGACTCAAGCCCCTCGCTCTCGCTTTGCTGCTTTAGACGATGTGCGTCTCCTGGGCAACGGCCTCCTCCAGTTGGGACAGAGCCTGCGGGAGTTTGTGCAGAAGACCAAAGGGCAGATAAACGATATCTTCCAGAAGCTCAGCATCTTCGACCGCTCCTTCAACCAGCTGTCGGTGCTCACCAAcgaaataaaagaggaggaggaggagctgaagaagaccaCTGTGGTTCTGAAGGCCAGCAACGACGAGATCAAGGGCCTGTCCGTCCAGATCGTCTCCAAAGTGGACAGcatcctgcaggagaagagCAGCCTCCACGACAAGCTGGAAggcctggaggagaagctgagcagCCTGTCAAACGGTCTGGTGCCAAGACAACAAGCAGCAGAGATCAGCAGTCTGAGG GAGGTGATCCACTCTcaggagaccagcatcagaGAGCTGCTGAGAGCTGTGACGGACCAGAGCGACCAGCTCAACCTCCAGCGGATGAAGATCAAGACTCTCGAGGAGAAG CTTTCAAGGAAGCCCCAGGAGACCATCGAGAAGATCCCTGAAGTATTCAGCTCTGAGATGCCGATGCTGTCCGCTCATCAACCCCCACACTTGACCAGCACCAGCGAGCTGATGA GAGACCTGCCATCAGACTGCAGCCAACTGTTCGACAGAGGGGCGCGAGTTAGCAACGTCTACTCCATCCAGCCGCACGGCTCCGAGCCCTTCATGGTCTTTTGCGACATGAGCAAAG GCCACGGAGAAACAGTCATTCAGAGACGGATGGATGGGTTGATTAACTTTGATCAGACGTGGGAGACTTATGAAAATGGGTTCGGAGCTCTTCAGG AGGAGTTCTGGCTGGGCCTCAGGAACATCCGCTCTTTATTGGTCCGGGGCAACTCTGTCCTCCACGTCCAGCTGGAAGACTGGAAACAGGGCCGGCACTCCAGCGAATACACCTTCTACCTCCACGGTCCTGAGGAGGACTACGCCATTGATCTCAGGCTTCTGTCCGGGGACCTGCCAGACCCCATGGGCAACCTGACCGGCATGGCGTTCTCCACCAAGGACAGGGATAGTGACCAACAGCGGGACTCCGACTGTGCCCATGGTTACACAG gTGGTTGGTGGTTCAATGCCTGTGGAGATGCCTTCCTGAACGGAAAGTACTTCCAAATGAGGCCAAAGGGGCGAACGGAGCGTAGGAAGGGAATCCAGTGGCGATCCGGGCCAAAAGCGTTCACCTCCCTGATGTCCACTCAGATCTCCGTCCGCCAGATGGCTCCCCCCAGCAGcgtctcctccacttcctctcagACGGAAGTTTTTCACTGA
- the LOC130538941 gene encoding leptin receptor gene-related protein, translating into MAGIKALVGLSFSGAIGLTFLLLGCALEQYGVYWPLFVLIFYVLSPIPTFISRRLSDGDSSSNACRELAYFLTTGIVVSSFGLPIVLARTATIQWGACGLVMTGNAVIFLTIFGFFVVFGGGDEFSWEQW; encoded by the exons ATGGCTGGCATCAAAG CTTTGGTCGGCCTGTCCTTCAGTGGTGCCATTGGACTCACGTTCCTCCTTCTGGGTTGTGCACTGGAGCAGTATGG GGTATACTGGCCACTATTTGTCCTGATTTTCTATGTTCTGAGCCCCATTCCGACCTTCATATCCAGACGCCTCAGTGATGGTGACTCTTCCAGCAATGCATGCAGAGAGCTGGCCTACTTCCTAACAACTGGCATTGTGGTGTCATCTTTCGGGCTACCTATTGTGCTAGCCCGCACAGCAACG ATTCAGTGGGGTGCTTGTGGTCTGGTGATGACAGGAAATGCCGTCATCTTCCTCACAATCTTTGGCTTCTTCGTCGTgtttggaggaggagatgagttCAGCTGGGAACAGTGGTAG
- the LOC130538900 gene encoding KN motif and ankyrin repeat domain-containing protein 4-like, with translation MMEGLKGSTLPLKTKDNGVKGKPPYSVETPYGFHLDLDFLKYVDDIEKGNTIRRIPIHRRSKGPRASTLPRHFTASGWGSTGALGSRQLEASPHGYASWSNGHRSHLSPTGLRTLSEMEARIREFDEQPLGEHIRPNLLRASSLPLTVLLRQSSESSDDPSSLRGSRDHLEGRNVSCEDVFHSPDSRQSHEGSVLLRRLREALERVRELEMEIRVIPELKAQICILQEERQRLQPGLPSQSVNGTTSLYDRNHNISQGDSTATHEWRTSTDLDELLTVTSLQAKVAALEQKLHETDLELQRALAQLREQKESREPGVKIEDLVRKPGTWVQAERVVIEQVGDQAVVRSVGKSAGHGEGAGATVVHHIRKLKRLLDQQWECLCANIPSGNPKVRSLQQEMMGLVDIITSYYTQHSDGEEPQLRDGRARSSKHRHSGGDNDGKNAVGQYRGHQSEERESSVGPGAMAAAQVEANRSGEEAQGQIRSGGAGPQRTDGGAKPEKADGPEKTAKLKPHPSREQMEGSSASGCPSRGREIVSSDFMTACQFLNDHMDNMDNPNNEMRKALIVLFQRWFSVAAEETSTVGDLAAYLREVRKSTPTLLAFLVNLADDNGNTVLHYSVSHCNYSIVGLLLDTGACDVNLQNNAGYTAVMLAALTAPDGPGGMEVVRKLMEMGNIHNRSKQTGQTVLHLAVRHGRVVMVRLLLSYGADANIQDNQGTTALMFASERGHTHVARLLLERSQCDLSLTDKRGRTALAIAMQGSHTDTATLLQAHAKVRAL, from the exons ATGATGGAGGGGCTAAAAG GAAGTACCTTACCtctgaaaacaaaagacaatgGGGTTAAGGGGAAACCCCCATATTCAGTGGAGACCCCGTATGGTTTCCATCTTGATCTGGACTTCCTAAAATATGTAGATGATATTGAGAAAGGAAACACGATCAGAAGAATCCCCATTCATCGGCGAAGCAAGGGCCCCAGAGCCAGCACTCTTCCCCGGCACTTCACCGCCAGCGGGTGGGGATCTACTGGAGCTCTGGGATCTCGACAGTTGGAGGCTAGCCCTCATGGCTACGCTTCCTGGTCCAATGGTCACAGGTCCCACCTTTCTCCAACTGGACTGAGAACACTGAGTGAGATGGAGGCCAGAATCAGAGAGTTTGACGAGCAGCCTCTGGGCGAGCACATCAGACCCAATCTCCTCCGCGCCTCCAGCCTGCCTCTCACGGTGCTGCTGAGACAGAGTTCAGAATCCAGCGAtgaccccagcagcctccggGGCTCCAGGGATCACCTCGAAGGAAGGAATGTCTCCTGCGAAGATGTCTTCCATTCCCCGGACAGCAGACAGTCCCACGAAGGCTCCGTGCTGTTGAGGCGGTTGAGGGAAGCTCTGGAACGAGTGAgggagctggagatggagatcAGGGTGATTCCAGAGCTCAAGGCACAGATCTGCATCCTTCAGGAGGAAAGGCAAAGGCTCCAGCCGGGGCTCCCATCCCAATCTGTCAATGGAACCACATCCCTTTATGACAGAAACCACAATATCAGCCAAGGAGACTCAACTGCAACACACGAGTGGAGGACTAGTACGGATCTCGATGAGCTGCTGACCGTAACATCTCTGCAGGCTAAAGTAGCTGCTCTGGAACAGAAGCTCCACGAGACTGACCTGGAGCTCCAGAGGGCCTTAGCGCAGCTTAGAGAAcagaaggagagcagagagccTGGCGTCAAGATTGAAGACCTTGTCAGGAAACCTGGGACATGGGTTCAGGCGGAGAGAGTGGTGATAGAGCAGGTTGGAGACCAGGCAGTGGTGAGATCTGTGGGAAAGAGTGCCGGACACGGAGAGGGTGCAGGAGCAACGGTCGTCCACCACATCAGGAAGCTCAAGAGGCTCCTGGACCAGCAGTGGGAGTGTTTGTGTGCTAACATTCCGTCGGGAAACCCTAAAGTGAGGAGTCTGCAGCAGGAGATGATGGGCCTCGTTGACATCATTACCTCCTATTACACCCAGCACAGCGACGGCGAGGAGCCTCAACTCAGAG ATGGACGTGCCCGGTCATCGAAACACCGACATTCCGGGGGCGATAATGACGG cAAAAATGCTGTGGGCCAGTACCGTGGGCACCagagcgaggagagagagagcagcgtCGGCCCCGGGGCGATGGCAGCCGCCCAGGTGGAGGCAAACAGGAGTGGGGAGGAGGCGCAGGGGCAGATCAGATCAGGGGGGGCAGGACCACAGCGGACAGATGGCGGCGCCAAACCCGAGAAAGCTGACGGTCCGGAGAAGACAGCCAAGCTGAAGCCACACCCCTCcagggagcagatggagggCAGCTCTGCGTCTGGATGCCCCTCCAGAGGCAG GGAGATCGTGAGTTCAGATTTCATGACCGCCTGTCAGTTCCTCAACGATCACATGGACAACATGGACAATCCTAACAACGAAATG AGGAAGGCCCTGATCGTGTTGTTCCAGCGCTGGTTCAGCGTGGCCGCCGAGGAGACCTCCACGGTCGGCGACTTGGCCGCGTACCTGAGGGAAGTGAGGAAGTCCACGCCCACGCTCCTGGCGTTCCTGGTCAACCTCGCCGACGACAACGGCAACACAGTGCTGCATTACAGCGTGTCTCACTGCAACTACAGCATCGTGggcctgctgctggacacaG GCGCATGTGACGTTAACCTTCAGAACAATGCCGGCTATACGGCCGTCATGCTTGCCGCCCTGACGGCGCCCGATGGCCCAGGTGGCATGGAGGTGGTCCGCAAGCTGATGGAGATGGGGAACATTCACAATCGCTCCAAGCAG ACTGGTCAGACGGTTCTGCACTTGGCGGTGCGACACGGGCGGGTGGTGATGGTCCGCCTGCTGCTGAGCTACGGGGCGGACGCTAACATCCAAGACAACCAGGGAACCACAGCCCTGATGTTTGCTTCAGAGAGGGGCCACACACACGTCGcaaggctgctgctggagagaagcCAGTGTGACCTTTCCCTCACAGACAAG CGTGGTCGAACTGCACTCGCCATCGCCATGCAAGgctcccacacagacacagccaCCCTGCTGCAGGCCCACGCCAAAGTCCGGGCGTTGTAG
- the LOC130538909 gene encoding phosphoglucomutase-1-like isoform X2, with product MDSGPLQVVSVPTAPYPDQRPGTSGLRKKVCVFQTRRNYLHNFVQSVFSSIDLRDRQGSTMVVGGDGRFFNQTAIEVIVQMAAANGVGRLIIGHHGIMSTPAISCVIRKYKAIGGIILTASHNPGGPEGDFGIKFNTANGGPAQEAVTNKIFQISRSIEEFAICPGLHVDLTTLGRQTFDLENKFKPFTVEIVDSVDSYANLVRNIFDFAALKELLSGENHISIRIDAMHGVAGPYVRRIFCEELGCPANSAINCVPLEDFGGQHPDPNLTYAADLVDSMKDGKYDFGAAFDGDGDRSMILGKHGFFVNPCDSVAVIADNIFCIPYFQQTGVRGFARSMPTSAAIDRVAKATKIELYETPTGWKFFGNLMDAGKLSLCGEESFGTGGDHIREKDGLWAVLAWLSVLAARRQSVEDILKDHWLKYGRNYFTRYDYENVDVDVACWMMADLESVICEKSFIKQRFAVEDKIFQVEKADSFEYTDPVDSSITRHQGLRIIFSGGSRVIYRLSGTDSEGVTVRIYIDSYEKEEIFADTQQIHERPKACMCLRV from the exons ATGGACTCCGGTcccctgcaggtggtgagcgtACCCACGGCCCCTTACCCCGACCAGAGACCCGGCACCAGCGGCCTGAGGAAGAAGGTCTGTGTCTTCCAGACCAGAAGGAACTACCTGCACAACTTTGTCCAGAGTGTTTTCTCTTCCATCGACCTGCGTGACCGCCAGGGATCCAcaatggtggtggggggagacGGACGCTTCTTCAACCAAACAGCTATTGAAGTCATTGTGCAGATGGCAGCTGCCAACGGG GTGGGTCGCCTGATCATCGGACACCATGGGATAATGTCCACGCCGGCCATCTCCTGTGTGATCAGGAAATACAAAGCCATCGGTGGGATCATCCTCACTGCCAGTCACAACCCCGGCGGCCCGGAGGGGGACTTTGGCATCAAGTTCAACACTGCAAATGGAG GTCCAGCCCAGGAGGCCGTCACGAACAAGATCTTTCAGATCAGCCGGAGTATTGAAGAGTTCGCCATCTGCCCCGGACTGCATGTGGATCTGACCACCCTCGGGAGGCAAACCTTTGatctggagaacaagttcaAGCCCTTCACAG TGGAGATCGTGGACTCTGTGGACTCCTACGCTAACTTGGTGAGGAACATCTTCGACtttgctgctctgaaggagctgctgtctGGTGAAAACCACATCAGTATAAGAATAGACGCCATGCACGGAG TGGCGGGCCCGTATGTGAGGAGAATATTCTGCGAGGAGCTGGGCTGTCCTGCCAATTCCGCCATCAACTGTGTCCCGCTGGAGGATTTTGGAGGTCAACACCCCGATCCTAACCTCACTTACGCTGCAGATCTGGTTGACAGCATGAAAGATGGGAAATATGATTTTGGTGCCGCCTTTGATGGCGATGGG GACCGCAGCATGATCCTCGGGAAGCACGGCTTCTTCGTCAATCCATGCGACTCTGTCGCTGTCATCGCTGACAACATCTTCTGCATCCCGTATTTCCAGCAAACAGGGGTGAGGGGCTTCGCTCGCAGCATGCCCACGAGTGCAGCGATAGACAG AGTAGCAAAGGCAACAAAAATAGAGCTCTATGAAACTCCCACTGGGTGGAAGTTCTTTGGGAACCTAATGGATGCAGGCAAATTGTCTCTGTGTGGCGAGGAAAGCTTTGGCACAG GTGGCGACCACATTCGTGAGAAGGATGGACTTTGGGCGGTGCTGGCGTGGCTTTCCGTGCTGGCCGCCAGAAGGCAAAGTGTGGAGGATATTCTGAAGGACCACTGGCTAAAATATGGAAGAAACTACTTTACCAG ATATGATTATGAAAATGTGGACGTTGATGTAGCCTGCTGGATGATGGCAGATTTGGAGAGTGTGATCTGTGAGAAGTCTTTCATAAAGCAGAGGTTTGCCGTGGAAGACAAAATCTTCCAGGTTGAAAAGGCAGACAGCTTTGAGTACACAGACCCAGTGGACAGCAGCATTACAAGGCACCAG ggtcTGCGTATCATCTTCTCTGGTGGTTCTCGAGTTATCTACAGACTCAGTGGGACAGACAGTGAAGGGGTGACAGTTCGGATCTACATAGACAGTTATGAGAAGGAGGAAATCTTTGCAGACACACAG CAAATACATGAGAGACCTAAAGCATGCATGTGCTTGAGGGTCTGA
- the LOC130538915 gene encoding angiopoietin-related protein 3-like isoform X2 — MKIAHVLLLVLLSAGVPALCEPKEQPGVQPVAPTQAPRSRFAALDDVRLLGNGLLQLGQSLREFVQKTKGQINDIFQKLSIFDRSFNQLSVLTNEIKEEEEELKKTTVVLKASNDEIKGLSVQIVSKVDSILQEKSSLHDKLEGLEEKLSSLSNGLVPRQQAAEISSLREVIHSQETSIRELLRAVTDQSDQLNLQRMKIKTLEEKLSRKPQETIEKIPEVFSSEMPMLSAHQPPHLTSTSELMRDLPSDCSQLFDRGARVSNVYSIQPHGSEPFMVFCDMSKGHGETVIQRRMDGLINFDQTWETYENGFGALQEEFWLGLRNIRSLLVRGNSVLHVQLEDWKQGRHSSEYTFYLHGPEEDYAIDLRLLSGDLPDPMGNLTGMAFSTKDRDSDQQRDSDCAHGYTGGWWFNACGDAFLNGKYFQMRPKGRTERRKGIQWRSGPKAFTSLMSTQISVRQMAPPSSVSSTSSQTEVFH, encoded by the exons ATGAAAATCGCACACGTTCTCCTtctggttctcctctctgctggtgtTCCCGCCCTCTGTGAGCCGAAGGAGCAGCCCGGTGTCCAGCCTGTGGCGCCGACTCAAGCCCCTCGCTCTCGCTTTGCTGCTTTAGACGATGTGCGTCTCCTGGGCAACGGCCTCCTCCAGTTGGGACAGAGCCTGCGGGAGTTTGTGCAGAAGACCAAAGGGCAGATAAACGATATCTTCCAGAAGCTCAGCATCTTCGACCGCTCCTTCAACCAGCTGTCGGTGCTCACCAAcgaaataaaagaggaggaggaggagctgaagaagaccaCTGTGGTTCTGAAGGCCAGCAACGACGAGATCAAGGGCCTGTCCGTCCAGATCGTCTCCAAAGTGGACAGcatcctgcaggagaagagCAGCCTCCACGACAAGCTGGAAggcctggaggagaagctgagcagCCTGTCAAACGGTCTGGTGCCAAGACAACAAGCAGCAGAGATCAGCAGTCTGAGG GAGGTGATCCACTCTcaggagaccagcatcagaGAGCTGCTGAGAGCTGTGACGGACCAGAGCGACCAGCTCAACCTCCAGCGGATGAAGATCAAGACTCTCGAGGAGAAG CTTTCAAGGAAGCCCCAGGAGACCATCGAGAAGATCCCTGAAGTATTCAGCTCTGAGATGCCGATGCTGTCCGCTCATCAACCCCCACACTTGACCAGCACCAGCGAGCTGATGA GAGACCTGCCATCAGACTGCAGCCAACTGTTCGACAGAGGGGCGCGAGTTAGCAACGTCTACTCCATCCAGCCGCACGGCTCCGAGCCCTTCATGGTCTTTTGCGACATGAGCAAAG GCCACGGAGAAACAGTCATTCAGAGACGGATGGATGGGTTGATTAACTTTGATCAGACGTGGGAGACTTATGAAAATGGGTTCGGAGCTCTTCAGG AGGAGTTCTGGCTGGGCCTCAGGAACATCCGCTCTTTATTGGTCCGGGGCAACTCTGTCCTCCACGTCCAGCTGGAAGACTGGAAACAGGGCCGGCACTCCAGCGAATACACCTTCTACCTCCACGGTCCTGAGGAGGACTACGCCATTGATCTCAGGCTTCTGTCCGGGGACCTGCCAGACCCCATGGGCAACCTGACCGGCATGGCGTTCTCCACCAAGGACAGGGATAGTGACCAACAGCGGGACTCCGACTGTGCCCATGGTTACACAG gTGGTTGGTGGTTCAATGCCTGTGGAGATGCCTTCCTGAACGGAAAGTACTTCCAAATGAGGCCAAAGGGGCGAACGGAGCGTAGGAAGGGAATCCAGTGGCGATCCGGGCCAAAAGCGTTCACCTCCCTGATGTCCACTCAGATCTCCGTCCGCCAGATGGCTCCCCCCAGCAGcgtctcctccacttcctctcagACGGAAGTTTTTCACTGA
- the LOC130538909 gene encoding phosphoglucomutase-1-like isoform X1 produces the protein MDSGPLQVVSVPTAPYPDQRPGTSGLRKKVCVFQTRRNYLHNFVQSVFSSIDLRDRQGSTMVVGGDGRFFNQTAIEVIVQMAAANGVGRLIIGHHGIMSTPAISCVIRKYKAIGGIILTASHNPGGPEGDFGIKFNTANGGPAQEAVTNKIFQISRSIEEFAICPGLHVDLTTLGRQTFDLENKFKPFTVEIVDSVDSYANLVRNIFDFAALKELLSGENHISIRIDAMHGVAGPYVRRIFCEELGCPANSAINCVPLEDFGGQHPDPNLTYAADLVDSMKDGKYDFGAAFDGDGDRSMILGKHGFFVNPCDSVAVIADNIFCIPYFQQTGVRGFARSMPTSAAIDRVAKATKIELYETPTGWKFFGNLMDAGKLSLCGEESFGTGGDHIREKDGLWAVLAWLSVLAARRQSVEDILKDHWLKYGRNYFTRYDYENVDVDVACWMMADLESVICEKSFIKQRFAVEDKIFQVEKADSFEYTDPVDSSITRHQGLRIIFSGGSRVIYRLSGTDSEGVTVRIYIDSYEKEEIFADTQVVLAPLATIALKISQLHQRTGRRGPSVIT, from the exons ATGGACTCCGGTcccctgcaggtggtgagcgtACCCACGGCCCCTTACCCCGACCAGAGACCCGGCACCAGCGGCCTGAGGAAGAAGGTCTGTGTCTTCCAGACCAGAAGGAACTACCTGCACAACTTTGTCCAGAGTGTTTTCTCTTCCATCGACCTGCGTGACCGCCAGGGATCCAcaatggtggtggggggagacGGACGCTTCTTCAACCAAACAGCTATTGAAGTCATTGTGCAGATGGCAGCTGCCAACGGG GTGGGTCGCCTGATCATCGGACACCATGGGATAATGTCCACGCCGGCCATCTCCTGTGTGATCAGGAAATACAAAGCCATCGGTGGGATCATCCTCACTGCCAGTCACAACCCCGGCGGCCCGGAGGGGGACTTTGGCATCAAGTTCAACACTGCAAATGGAG GTCCAGCCCAGGAGGCCGTCACGAACAAGATCTTTCAGATCAGCCGGAGTATTGAAGAGTTCGCCATCTGCCCCGGACTGCATGTGGATCTGACCACCCTCGGGAGGCAAACCTTTGatctggagaacaagttcaAGCCCTTCACAG TGGAGATCGTGGACTCTGTGGACTCCTACGCTAACTTGGTGAGGAACATCTTCGACtttgctgctctgaaggagctgctgtctGGTGAAAACCACATCAGTATAAGAATAGACGCCATGCACGGAG TGGCGGGCCCGTATGTGAGGAGAATATTCTGCGAGGAGCTGGGCTGTCCTGCCAATTCCGCCATCAACTGTGTCCCGCTGGAGGATTTTGGAGGTCAACACCCCGATCCTAACCTCACTTACGCTGCAGATCTGGTTGACAGCATGAAAGATGGGAAATATGATTTTGGTGCCGCCTTTGATGGCGATGGG GACCGCAGCATGATCCTCGGGAAGCACGGCTTCTTCGTCAATCCATGCGACTCTGTCGCTGTCATCGCTGACAACATCTTCTGCATCCCGTATTTCCAGCAAACAGGGGTGAGGGGCTTCGCTCGCAGCATGCCCACGAGTGCAGCGATAGACAG AGTAGCAAAGGCAACAAAAATAGAGCTCTATGAAACTCCCACTGGGTGGAAGTTCTTTGGGAACCTAATGGATGCAGGCAAATTGTCTCTGTGTGGCGAGGAAAGCTTTGGCACAG GTGGCGACCACATTCGTGAGAAGGATGGACTTTGGGCGGTGCTGGCGTGGCTTTCCGTGCTGGCCGCCAGAAGGCAAAGTGTGGAGGATATTCTGAAGGACCACTGGCTAAAATATGGAAGAAACTACTTTACCAG ATATGATTATGAAAATGTGGACGTTGATGTAGCCTGCTGGATGATGGCAGATTTGGAGAGTGTGATCTGTGAGAAGTCTTTCATAAAGCAGAGGTTTGCCGTGGAAGACAAAATCTTCCAGGTTGAAAAGGCAGACAGCTTTGAGTACACAGACCCAGTGGACAGCAGCATTACAAGGCACCAG ggtcTGCGTATCATCTTCTCTGGTGGTTCTCGAGTTATCTACAGACTCAGTGGGACAGACAGTGAAGGGGTGACAGTTCGGATCTACATAGACAGTTATGAGAAGGAGGAAATCTTTGCAGACACACAG GTGGTGCTGGCACCTCTGGCAACCATTGCTCTGAAAATCTCCCAGCTGCATCAGAGGACAGGTCGAAGAGGCCCATCGGTCATCACGTGA